The genomic DNA ACCATCAAGTGATCACACATTCTGTAAATACACCGGAAGCTGTGAAACTACACTGGCTTACGCATGGCATAGATGCTGGGTGGCAAGGATCTGGACAGTTTCATTCAAAAGAGTACATTGCAAGGTATAATGTTACATATTATTCTGAGAAGATTCCCTAGATATAACGCATcttctttaaaataaagctatttcagtttttttttattattgatgtgGGTATACCGTTTAATTAATGTGACGTTGACATTAGTTCATTATGCACAATATATTTGCAAGAATCAGACTTCCCCATAAACATTAGGATTTGTAAACAGACAGACGGCATTCACTTTGAATTATTCTAGATATATTAGCATTGCTTAATACTAGTAAAAACACACCAATAAACTGCCTTTGTTTAAAGAGGAAAGAGACAAATTCTGACTCATGTGATTATAAGATATGGTTAGCACATAATTTTATTCTATTGAAACGTTGCTTCAATTTTTCTTAGGTATCCCGATCTCCAAAAAGCTTTTGGAAATAATTATAGAGCCGCCATTCAGCATTATCTGACGTTTCACCATTCTGAACATCGTTTAGGTTTATCAACTAGTCAACATTTCGAAGGCCGTTGCACTGCATTAAACAATGGTATCTATATCGGTTCTTCGACTCGAACAGGAGGAGCTGTAGATAGTCTTACATGGAACAACAAAGAATTTATAAACTCACGGGATCATGGGCGTCAGATGCAGATGGCATGTAACACCAACAAATACCACGAGTGTTATAACCCTACGGAAGCTGGTGGCCTTTTTGACCACACACGGCCAACAACCCACACTCATATAGATTGGGTCCATGTTCATGGAAATGTCATGGAAAGTTTAGTAAGTTAAAATGTGATGTCCACATATCTTAACATATAATAAACGGTAATCTCATGCCCATATAGTcctttatatatgatttatttattgctaTCATTTAAtactgttttaaatatttttctatattttagtaaaaatacgttttctctttcaaaagttctgttttcttttgtatagcattttgttaaaagaaGGGAATTACAATTTTGAGATGTGATTGTTCAAACATAATTGAAAACACAGgacaaaaatacattgtatacgTTCTAAACCTATTCGCTATctcgtaaatataaaaaaaaaaacccattaacaCATGACATTTCGATTGTAACAACTATCAATACATTTCAGGAGAAGTTTACAAGAGTtgtaaataactaaaacatAAACGCTGAACGATATACATCTCCAAATTATTACAAccataaaaagaaagaaagagcaGTTGAGAAATAAGTTAGATAATTCATGTGCAATTCAAAGTTCGAACATATATTTGATgcatactgtggatttatttattttcgtagGTATTGAATTTCCGTTGATTcaggaaaacttacatgttcgtgaatttttattttcttggatttgccaaagtctgcatacacgCCTATTGAAAACTTTGTTTAACATTAACATGTGTAGTTTCATCGTTCACATGTACCCACGATATCCACGAACATTgctatccaacgaataataatgaatccctGTAATCTTTTGACAGGTTTATCAAGCTTTTTGGAAACCAGTCaaaccttcatcaggaacacaaCATGATTGTCATTATGGACAATGGTGTCCAGCACATCACGGCTACCATACAACATACGATTATCCTTTCCACAAGAAGATTACAATAGGAACACATGgcattaataaatgttttgaatttgtatcaaattttaCGATAGGCAGAAACTGGCCTCAAGACGACTTGTTGATTCAGATGGAAGCACCTGCAGTTTATATGACATATACCCCTCAAGGACAGGATACAGATATACATGAAAACTACGACAGCCATTTATTCAAAGGTTCAAATTTCGCTGGTACAAAGTCAAAGTTCAATATCGTTTTCTATAAGAGACCACATGGTACAGGGGTTCGTCAGTATGTTTACAAAACGTACTTCTGTATCGGAACCTTAAATGACGTCACTAGTT from Mytilus trossulus isolate FHL-02 chromosome 8, PNRI_Mtr1.1.1.hap1, whole genome shotgun sequence includes the following:
- the LOC134727801 gene encoding uncharacterized protein LOC134727801, with protein sequence METHSVPVDLASPEVFDSVFYSNYYHQVITHSVNTPEAVKLHWLTHGIDAGWQGSGQFHSKEYIARYPDLQKAFGNNYRAAIQHYLTFHHSEHRLGLSTSQHFEGRCTALNNGIYIGSSTRTGGAVDSLTWNNKEFINSRDHGRQMQMACNTNKYHECYNPTEAGGLFDHTRPTTHTHIDWVHVHGNVMESLVYQAFWKPVKPSSGTQHDCHYGQWCPAHHGYHTTYDYPFHKKITIGTHGINKCFEFVSNFTIGRNWPQDDLLIQMEAPAVYMTYTPQGQDTDIHENYDSHLFKGSNFAGTKSKFNIVFYKRPHGTGVRQYVYKTYFCIGTLNDVTSCLHKIMTAVPK